The Cucurbita pepo subsp. pepo cultivar mu-cu-16 chromosome LG05, ASM280686v2, whole genome shotgun sequence nucleotide sequence acaaaaatttaGCCAATGAATTTACGATTTAGAgtcaaaactaaaatatttgtgTTCTCGAACGAATTATTGTTAAGTTTAGAAACGTTCTTAGCATTGAATCGAGTCAAAGTCAGCTCATCTTTAAGAACAGTTTTGTTCATAATATCGATCTGTTCTAAACATGCAACGTAATCAATCATAAATTTGTTGACTTTTTTGGACAATGGAGCCCTCTTCTCAATTATAAACACCATtatctttctatttctttaaCTTCTTCCAAATCCAAAATCTCTCCTCTTAAATCTTTCTCCCAACTACCCAATTGCataatcatttcaatttcGTTACCGGAAGAGGTATATGTTGTTGACGATTGTCGGGAGaagagtcccacatcgactaattaaagGATTAATCATGAgattataagtaagaaatacatctccactcGTACGAAGTCTTTTggaaaaatcaaaagcaaaaccaaaatcacgagagtttatgttcaaagtagacaacaTCATACTACTGTGGACAGTAGTGGTGCCTAACACATATCAATTCAAGTCATAGTTGAGCTTGACTCTATCACACAAAGTTATCAAcatcaaaaatttaattcccTTCTCTCGTTTCCAAACGTTCATCGGCCCTAGCACGTAAACCCTCGTCGGTCATTTAGCCACCATCACCTTGTCATATTCATAACCTTCTTTTGATCTATAAAAGCTTGTGCCTTTTTGCATAATACCTCACCTCACCCAAATTATACCAAAAGAAATGGCTTCCTTTAAACCTATTGCTATCTTTTTGTTGGTGGGGTTGATGCTCGGAGCTTCTAAAGCTCAGCTATCTCCCACTTTCTACGCCAAGTCATGCCCCAACGTGTTTAAAATTGTGCGAGCTGTCGTACAAAAAGCTTTAGCGACTGACGCCCGAGCGGGCGCTAGACTCATTCGCCTTCACTTCCACGACTGTTTCGTTGatgtaaattttgatttcactatacttttatgtttttttgaaaagttatCATCTTAGAAGATTCGTAAATTTTCAGGGGTGCGATGGGTCGGTTTTACTAGTGAACCAATCAGGCATAGTGAGTGAGCTTGGTGCTCGTGGAAACGACAATATCACAGGGTTTAACATAGTTGATAACATCAAAGCTGCACTCGAAAAGGCTTGTCCTGGCGTCGTTTCGTGTGCTGATATCCTAGCCATAGCTTCCGTAGAATCCGTGTACTTGGTAAGTAAAGTAAATGATGATAAATTTTATCTAGTGTTGGGAGTGGATTAATGAAATGGTTGTGTTTATTCATACAAGTCCGGAGGGCCCTTTTGGAAGGTTCAATTGGGAAGAAGAGATAGCCGAACAGCCAACTTACAAGGCGCGATGGATGGCCTTCCAAGTCCCTTTGAGAATGTAAGCCAACTTAAAGACAAGTTCCGTAGAGTGGGTCTTGATTCTACTGATCTTGTGGCTTTATCCGGTGAGTATATATGCCTTttcaaccaaataaatatCCCATTATTGCATGTGCACGCCTCTTGTAGCGACGTGCATGGCTGCTCTTACCATCTGTGTTTTATAAATCACAGACCTCTATAATGGTATCATGTTGTCCATTTTgaatataagctctcataattttattttttattttctcataaGCCTCGTACCCATGTATATGTTttccttataaacccatgattttacccttaattagccaatgtgaaacaattctcaacaatctttCCCTCGAAAAAAATACATCATAGAGCCTCTTCTGAAGtctatggagctctcgaacagtCTCctcttaatcaaggctcgactttTTCTTTGGAGCTCTTGATCAAAATATACTATTTATTCGAGACTACACTTTTGAGGgatattgtccaatttaagcataagttctcgtgactttacttttagtt carries:
- the LOC111794788 gene encoding peroxidase 2-like, whose protein sequence is MASFKPIAIFLLVGLMLGASKAQLSPTFYAKSCPNVFKIVRAVVQKALATDARAGARLIRLHFHDCFVDGCDGSVLLVNQSGIVSELGARGNDNITGFNIVDNIKAALEKACPGVVSCADILAIASVESVYLSGGPFWKVQLGRRDSRTANLQGAMDGLPSPFENVSQLKDKFRRVGLDSTDLVALSGAHTFGRSRCQFFDRRLNVSNPDNTLDASYAAQLRRACARGRDTFVNLDPTTPDAFDKNYFTNLQSNFGLLGSDQVLFSTPGSDTVGIVNTFARSQQQFFNSFGQSMINMGNIKPLTGNKGEIRSNCRRLN